A window of Hippoglossus stenolepis isolate QCI-W04-F060 chromosome 16, HSTE1.2, whole genome shotgun sequence contains these coding sequences:
- the fmc1 gene encoding protein FMC1 homolog, whose protein sequence is MATMSSPLRVCRGILKELRASMGQSYRQSLAYNYVLDQFRKNKVTGEQYCRAQQEAHHDSHTYLCLLTATRNHLALHDLYHGKGERSIEQAAGIVGLRLPTQPGGKGWEK, encoded by the exons ATGGCGACGATGTCATCGCCGCTGCGCGTGTGTCGCGGGATCCTGAAGGAGCTGCGGGCCTCCATGGGGCAGAGCTACAGACAGTCCCTGGCCTACAACTATGTCCTGGACCAGTTTCGGAAGAACAAG GTGACCGGGGAACAGTACTGCCGTGCCCAGCAGGAGGCCCACCACGACTCGCACACATACCTGTGTCTCCTGACGGCCACCAGGAACCACCTGGCCCTGCACGACCTCTACCACGGCAAGGGGGAGCGCAGCATCGAGCAGGCGGCCGGCATAGTGGGGCTCAGGTTGCCCACTCAGCCTGGAGGCAAAGGCTGGGAGAAGTGA